From Vigna unguiculata cultivar IT97K-499-35 chromosome 5, ASM411807v1, whole genome shotgun sequence, the proteins below share one genomic window:
- the LOC114185398 gene encoding uncharacterized protein LOC114185398, whose product MAIEKNSFKVSRLDSECSPRSRESMSSDEEVIRRRNSAVESDDDDEFDDADSGAGSDDFDLLELGETGAEFCQIGNQTCSIPLELYDLTGLEDVLSVDVWNDFLSEEERFELAKYLPDMDQETFVRTLKDVFTGCNLHFGSPIKKLFDMLKGGLCEPRVALYREGMNSFQKRRHYHLLRKHQNNMVSNLCQIRDAWLNCRGYSIEERLRVLNIMRSQKSLMYEKEDLEVESSDEESGEGIWNRKNKDRKISQKMSRYPFHGVGSGSDIHPRVRSAAVEQEKFGKQNPKGILKLAGSKPPSVKDPSGRISSPYHALDVNPGVNGSTSALSHQNKSAGYDSGSMLRMRDPQWNGDNNEEMSHGPTALQDRNLLRSNMIEKSSFRKMGKRHDLLRGDEMDTDNLMGLSLSSRTDLHGYTRNAHQTSDLKVFPAKPSSKRGLYEYSRNAKYPENVQQFVGSEQAKSRFRSSQLPLKGSTVDSGDYDELFGSNETPGQEFGMDSSFKYDDWYQKGKKWKAGRESPDLSYTPFRSSSPQVNDRLLSSDFRAKSLQEKIRGASMQNGGKETMPLRGNQMLLRSEETESDSSEQLGDEEDDTPLLHSKYAYMVGTAAGSRSKLLKSHLDKKAKFVTDLKPNVVAPFKKKGGFTERGQMHGVDNYLSKAKKKGEIRNGGPFHKQAGKFIEESYPLGSDMLDDGDDDWRQAYKAGKNGRIRGDPIGRFDMPSSNPYAAERKKKGRTDLDHSIVRSKYLHDYVGDEDDSFERRLVVDSNEVGQSRHGRKGQKYVASYKGDQNERSEAPLLGCNSASKKRKIKDDVDIGGRDEDGNFLSNTLTDDLTYSKRKSKKKIEVERISSEMDNSDLRLTDMGTAEREQETKPQKKTFTLITPTVHTGFSFSIVHLLSAVRLAMISPHAEDSLEVGKPREELNKAQEGTANGDLSNNKIDANGESGDPLSMLSLTVQEIVNRVRSNPGDPCILETQEPLQDLVRGVLKIFSSKTAPLGAKGWKVLAVYEKSSKSWSWTGPVIHNSADHDTIEEVTSPEAWGLPHKMLVKLVDSFANWLKCGQETLQQIGSLPAPPLALMQVNLDEKERFRDLRAQKSLNTISPSSEEVRAYFRKEEVLRYSIPDRAFSYTAADGKKSIVAPLKRGGGKPTSKARDHFMLKRDRPPHVTILCLVRDAAARLPGSIGTRADVCTLIRDSQYIVEDVSDAQINQVVSGALDRLHYERDPCVQFDGERKLWVYLHREREEEDFEDDGTSSTKKWKRQKKDTADQSDQGTVTVACQGIAEQSGYDLCSDLNVDPPPCTDDDKGMELLSADARLNEEAHVDVNLASEEGNACDGNSMAWESLGLNPTRELCQENSTNEDFDDESFGRERPVGLLSASLL is encoded by the coding sequence ATGGCAATTGAGAAGAACAGCTTTAAGGTGTCCAGGCTTGATTCCGAGTGTTCTCCTCGAAGTAGGGAAAGTATGTCCAGTGACGAAGAGGTGATTCGGCGGCGTAACTCTGCCGTGGAATCGGACGACGACGATGAGTTTGATGATGCTGACTCTGGGGCGGGGTCTGATGATTTTGATTTGCTGGAATTGGGTGAGACTGGGGCGGAGTTTTGTCAGATTGGGAACCAGACTTGCAGCATTCCGTTGGAACTGTACGATCTTACTGGCCTTGAAGATGTGCTGTCGGTGGATGTGTGGAATGACTTCTTGAGTGAGGAGGAGAGGTTTGAACTTGCTAAGTATCTTCCTGACATGGATCAAGAGACTTTTGTGCGGACCTTGAAAGATGTTTTCACTGGTTGTAACTTGCATTTTGGGAGTCCCATTAAGAAGTTGTTTGACATGTTGAAGGGTGGCTTATGTGAGCCGAGAGTTGCGCTTTACAGGGAGGGCATGAATTCTTTTCAGAAGCGACGACACTATCATCTGTTGAGGAAGCATCAGAACAACATGGTCAGCAATCTTTGTCAGATAAGAGATGCTTGGCTTAACTGTAGGGGATACAGTATTGAAGAAAGGCTCCGTGTCCTGAACATTATGAGAAGTCAAAAGAGTTTGATGTACGAGAAGGAAGATTTGGAAGTTGAATCTTCAGATGAGGAGTCTGGTGAAGGTATATGGAACAGGAAAAACAAGGATAGGAAAATTTCACAGAAAATGAGTCGCTATCCTTTTCATGGGGTGGGTTCTGGTTCAGATATCCATCCACGAGTGCGGTCAGCTGCTGTTGAACAAGAGAAGTTTGGGAAGCAAAACCCAAAAGGCATACTCAAGTTGGCTGGTTCAAAGCCACCTTCAGTCAAGGACCCAAGTGGTCGCATATCTTCTCCCTACCATGCTTTGGATGTGAACCCTGGTGTAAATGGTTCAACTTCTGCTCTTTCTCATCAGAACAAGTCAGCTGGTTATGATTCAGGGTCAATGCTCAGGATGAGAGATCCGCAGTGGAATGGTGACAACAATGAGGAGATGTCACATGGACCAACTGCCCTTCAAGATCGCAATTTATTACGTAGCAACATGATTGAAAAATCTAGTTTCCGGAAAATGGGAAAGAGGCATGACCTTCTGAGAGGTGATGAGATGGATACTGACAATTTGATGGGTCTGTCTCTGTCTTCAAGGACTGATCTGCATGGATACACTAGAAATGCCCACCAAACTTCTGATTTAAAAGTCTTCCCTGCAAAGCCATCTTCTAAGAGAGGTTTGTATGAATATTCTAGAAATGCTAAGTATCCAGAAAATGTTCAACAGTTTGTTGGTAGTGAACAGGCAAAGTCCAGATTTAGGAGTTCACAGTTACCACTTAAAGGCAGTACAGTTGACTCAGGAGATTATGATGAACTTTTTGGTAGCAATGAAACACCGGGACAGGAATTTGGTATGGATTCTTCATTTAAATATGATGATTGGTATCAAAAGGGCAAGAAATGGAAAGCAGGGAGAGAGTCTCCTGATCTTAGTTACACTCCTTTCAGATCATCCTCCCCACAGGTTAATGATAGACTTCTATCATCTGACTTCAGGGCAAAATCATTGCAGGAGAAGATCAGGGGGGCTTCTATGCAGAATGGAGGTAAAGAGACAATGCCTTTGAGGGGTAACCAGATGCTTTTAAGAAGTGAAGAGACTGAATCAGACTCATCAGAACAGTTGGGTGACGAGGAGGATGACACTCCTTTGTTACACAGCAAATATGCTTACATGGTGGGTACTGCTGCTGGCTCTCGCTCAAAATTGTTGAAGTCTCACCTAGATAAGAAGGCCAAATTTGTTACAGATTTGAAGCCAAATGTAGTAGCACCCTTCAAAAAGAAGGGTGGCTTTACAGAGCGGGGGCAGATGCATGGTGTAGATAATTACCTTTCTAAAGCAAAGAAGAAGGGTGAAATACGCAACGGCGGCCCTTTTCATAAACAGGCTGGTAAATTTATTGAAGAGAGCTATCCCTTAGGATCAGACATGCTtgatgatggtgatgatgatTGGAGGCAGGCATACAAAGCAGGCAAAAATGGCCGTATACGAGGGGATCCTATTGGAAGGTTTGACATGCCCTCATCAAATCCATATGCAGCTGAGCgaaagaaaaaaggaagaacCGACCTCGATCATTCCATTGTGAGATCTAAATATTTGCACGATTATGTTGGTGATGAGGATGACTCATTTGAAAGACGGTTGGTTGTGGATAGTAATGAAGTTGGACAAAGTAGGCATGGAAGAAAAGGACAGAAATATGTTGCTTCATATAAGGGTGATCAAAATGAGCGATCTGAGGCACCATTGCTTGGTTGCAACTCAGCATCAAAGAAGCGAAAAATAAAGGATGATGTAGATATTGGTGGAAGAGATGAAGATGGCAATTTTCTGTCAAACACCCTAACAGATGATTTGACAtactcaaaaagaaaatcaaagaaaaaaatagaggtTGAGAGGATTAGTTCAGAAATGGATAATTCTGATTTGCGTCTTACTGATATGGGGACAGCAGAGAGAGAACAGGAAACCAAGCCACAGAAAAAGACATTCACTTTGATCACACCAACAGTGCATACTGGATTTTCGTTTTCTATCGTACATCTTCTTTCAGCAGTTCGCCTGGCAATGATTAGTCCACATGCTGAAGACAGTCTAGAAGTTGGGAAACCTAGAGAAGAACTGAACAAAGCACAGGAAGGCACTGCGAACGGTGATCTTTCTAACAATAAGATTGATGCCAATGGTGAGTCTGGTGACCCTCTGAGCATGCTGTCTCTTACTGTTCAGGAGATTGTTAATCGTGTGAGATCAAATCCTGGTGATCCCTGCATTCTCGAGACACAAGAACCACTTCAGGATTTGGTCAGAGGGGTTCTGAagatattttcttcaaaaacagCACCCTTGGGAGCAAAGGGTTGGAAGGTCTTAGCTGTTTATGAAAAATCTTCCAAAAGTTGGTCATGGACTGGCCCAGTTATTCATAATTCAGCTGACCATGATACCATTGAGGAGGTGACTTCTCCCGAAGCTTGGGGTCTTCCTCataagatgcttgtcaagttgGTTGATTCCTTTGCCAATTGGTTGAAATGTGGTCAGGAAACTCTTCAACAAATAGGAAGTCTTCCAGCTCCACCTTTGGCATTGATGCAAGTCAACCTTGATGAGAAGGAAAGGTTTAGGGATCTGAGGGCTCAAAAGAGTCTCAACACCATAAGCCCTAGTTCAGAGGAAGTTAGGGCTTATTTTCGTAAGGAGGAGGTTCTTAGGTACTCGATTCCCGACAGAGCATTTTCCTATACAGCAGCTGATGGTAAAAAATCTATTGTGGCACCTTTGAAAAGAGGTGGTGGTAAGCCAACATCAAAAGCCCGAGACCATTTTATGTTGAAACGTGATCGCCCACCCCATGTCACAATTCTTTGCCTTGTAAGAGATGCAGCAGCTAGGTTACCTGGAAGTATTGGCACTAGAGCAGATGTTTGTACTTTGATTCGAGATTCTCAATACATTGTTGAAGATGTTTCTGATGCTCAAATTAACCAAGTAGTTAGTGGAGCCTTGGATAGATTGCATTATGAACGTGATCCTTGCGTACAATTTGATGGGGAAAGGAAATTATGGGTTTACTTGcatagagaaagagaagaagaagattttgaGGATGATGGGACTTCATCCACAAAGAAATGGAAGAGGCAGAAAAAGGATACCGCAGATCAATCTGATCAAGGAACAGTAACTGTCGCTTGTCAAGGGATTGCGGAACAAAGTGGATATGATTTGTGCTCAGATCTCAATGTGGATCCACCACCATGCACTGATGATGATAAGGGAATGGAACTTTTGTCTGCCGATGCAAGGCTGAATGAAGAGGCCCATGTTGATGTCAATCTTGCTTCTGAAGAAGGCAACGCTTGCGATGGTAATTCAATGGCCTGGGAGTCTCTTGGTTTAAATCCTACTCGAGAATTATGCCAAGAAAACTCAACAAAcgaagattttgatgatgaatcCTTTGGTAGAGAAAGGCCTGTTGGACTATTAAGTGCAAGCTTGTTGTGA